One Rossellomorea aquimaris DNA window includes the following coding sequences:
- a CDS encoding helix-hairpin-helix domain-containing protein, whose protein sequence is MQSLIEKYRTFLVILVICAIVLVAYIFKNASAAPVKEASFTSAPVKKEKEPEKLNIVEKVFVDVKGEVVKPGLYEVRQGDRLKFVIDRAGGFTPEADKKVINLAIKVSDEMMIYVPKVGEIETPRLAPSMPLTDSGKGRININTATQQEFETLPGIGPAKASTFIHYREEHGPFATIEEIQNISGVGEKTFEKLKEYIYVQ, encoded by the coding sequence GTGCAATCCCTAATTGAAAAATACAGAACGTTTCTTGTGATTCTTGTGATTTGTGCCATTGTCCTTGTTGCATATATTTTTAAAAATGCATCCGCGGCTCCTGTAAAAGAGGCTTCATTTACATCCGCTCCCGTTAAAAAAGAAAAGGAGCCTGAAAAATTGAATATAGTCGAAAAAGTATTTGTAGACGTAAAGGGTGAGGTTGTTAAACCTGGATTATATGAAGTCAGGCAGGGAGACAGGTTGAAGTTTGTGATCGATCGAGCCGGTGGTTTCACCCCAGAAGCGGATAAGAAAGTGATCAATTTAGCGATAAAGGTATCAGACGAAATGATGATTTATGTCCCTAAAGTCGGAGAAATAGAAACGCCCCGGCTTGCTCCTTCAATGCCTTTGACCGATTCAGGAAAGGGTAGAATCAACATCAATACAGCCACTCAACAGGAATTCGAAACACTGCCCGGAATTGGACCTGCGAAAGCTTCAACCTTTATCCACTATCGCGAAGAACATGGTCCGTTTGCGACTATAGAAGAGATTCAAAACATCTCTGGAGTCGGAGAAAAAACTTTCGAGAAATTAAAAGAATATATTTATGTTCAATGA
- the comER gene encoding late competence protein ComER: MKVGIIGTGNMGKIIIEALIESKAISPSHLHITNRSIKKAEDIKEKWNKVNVSHSNEEVIKSSDLIFICVKPHDVYDVIQENKKSFTRDKCVVSITSPVSVEQLESILTSSCARFIPSITNRALSGVSLLTYGSHCSDKWKRDLMRLVEHISTPVVIDENVTRVASDIVSCGPAFFSYVTQRFINAAAEVTEIDRETATVLASEMLVGLGDLLKKNIYTLPTLQEKVCVKGGVTGIGISVMERELGDVFEKLFEATQEKFVDDIEGTKSQFGV; the protein is encoded by the coding sequence ATGAAAGTGGGTATCATTGGAACGGGGAACATGGGGAAAATCATTATTGAAGCTCTCATTGAATCAAAGGCGATTTCTCCTTCACATCTTCATATTACGAATCGTTCAATAAAAAAAGCCGAAGATATAAAAGAAAAATGGAATAAAGTGAATGTAAGCCATTCAAATGAAGAAGTGATCAAGTCATCTGACTTAATCTTCATATGCGTGAAACCTCATGATGTTTATGATGTGATTCAGGAGAATAAAAAAAGTTTTACAAGGGATAAATGCGTAGTTTCAATAACCAGTCCAGTAAGTGTGGAACAATTAGAATCGATCCTGACCAGTTCCTGTGCCCGATTCATTCCAAGCATTACGAATCGTGCATTAAGCGGTGTGTCACTTTTAACGTATGGAAGTCATTGTTCAGATAAATGGAAGCGCGATTTAATGAGACTGGTTGAGCATATCTCTACACCAGTGGTCATTGATGAAAATGTGACACGAGTGGCTTCTGACATTGTGAGCTGTGGACCTGCTTTTTTCAGTTATGTTACGCAAAGGTTTATTAACGCTGCTGCAGAAGTGACAGAAATAGACAGGGAAACAGCTACTGTTTTGGCATCTGAAATGCTTGTTGGTCTTGGGGATTTATTGAAGAAAAATATCTATACATTACCGACACTTCAAGAAAAAGTTTGTGTAAAAGGCGGAGTGACTGGAATAGGAATTTCCGTAATGGAAAGAGAGCTGGGAGATGTTTTCGAGAAATTATTTGAAGCTACACAGGAAAAGTTCGTGGATGATATCGAAGGAACGAAATCACAATTTGGAGTCTAG
- a CDS encoding class I SAM-dependent methyltransferase yields MSYERFAYVYDYLMQDVPYDGWLGFVNKQAKAYSIQGESVLDIACGTGELSLRLVREGYDVTGVDLSQDMLMVAQEKAFEMNVKLNLFQQDMSKLDSLGEYDLITIFCDSLNYLEDEKDVENTFKSVYAHLKHDGLFLFDVHSIYKMTQIFINQTFTLTDEHVSYIWDCFPGDVPNSVEHELTFFVKDEETNQYERVEELHKQRTYPILTLKEWLENAGFEVLNLSADFTEEAPTDHSERIFFTCKKK; encoded by the coding sequence ATGAGTTATGAGCGTTTTGCTTATGTGTATGATTATTTAATGCAGGACGTACCATACGACGGCTGGTTGGGGTTTGTCAATAAACAAGCTAAAGCCTATTCAATCCAAGGGGAAAGCGTCCTTGACATTGCTTGTGGTACCGGGGAATTATCGCTGCGCCTTGTCCGGGAAGGCTACGATGTGACGGGTGTCGATCTCTCTCAGGATATGCTGATGGTAGCTCAAGAAAAGGCTTTTGAAATGAACGTAAAGCTTAATCTGTTTCAACAGGATATGTCAAAGCTTGATTCCCTTGGTGAATACGACCTTATTACGATTTTTTGTGATTCCCTGAATTATTTGGAAGACGAAAAAGACGTGGAAAATACGTTCAAAAGTGTATATGCTCATCTTAAGCATGATGGCTTATTCCTATTTGATGTGCATTCCATTTATAAAATGACGCAAATATTTATAAACCAGACGTTTACCCTGACCGATGAACATGTCTCGTACATTTGGGATTGCTTCCCTGGAGACGTTCCCAATAGTGTAGAGCATGAGCTGACTTTTTTCGTGAAAGATGAGGAAACGAATCAGTACGAAAGGGTAGAAGAGCTTCACAAACAGCGCACATATCCCATTCTGACCTTAAAGGAATGGTTGGAGAATGCGGGGTTCGAAGTGTTGAACCTGTCTGCAGACTTCACAGAAGAAGCCCCTACAGACCATAGCGAAAGAATTTTCTTTACGTGTAAGAAGAAATGA
- the rsfS gene encoding ribosome silencing factor, with translation MEQNLVELAFNAADDKRAEDIVVLDMKGVSLIADYFLICHGNSDKQVQAIARELKDRAEENGYTVKRLEGFDQARWILVDLGDVVAHVFHKEERGYYNLERLWGDASFVEVGQGESH, from the coding sequence ATGGAACAAAATTTAGTAGAATTAGCGTTTAATGCCGCTGATGATAAACGTGCTGAAGATATTGTTGTATTAGATATGAAAGGTGTTTCTTTAATTGCGGATTATTTTCTCATCTGTCACGGAAACTCAGACAAACAAGTACAGGCCATTGCCCGGGAATTAAAGGACAGAGCAGAAGAAAACGGCTATACAGTCAAGCGGTTGGAAGGCTTTGACCAAGCACGCTGGATCTTAGTCGACTTAGGTGATGTCGTCGCTCATGTGTTCCATAAAGAGGAAAGAGGCTACTATAATCTAGAGCGTTTATGGGGAGATGCATCCTTCGTCGAAGTTGGACAAGGTGAGAGTCACTAA
- the yqeK gene encoding bis(5'-nucleosyl)-tetraphosphatase (symmetrical) YqeK has translation MNREKALKIVKEHLTEHRYIHTCGVMETSIELAKRYGADEKKAEIAAIFHDYAKFRDKQEMQTIIVEEKLAQDLLLYNSELWHAPVGALLVEREVGIEDEDILNAIRYHTSGKEEMTILDKVIYLADYIEPNRQFPGVGEVRELAKESLDKALLKALQNTMTFLMKKNQAIYPDTFRFYNGLILNKRR, from the coding sequence ATGAATAGGGAAAAAGCCTTGAAAATCGTGAAAGAACATTTAACGGAACATCGCTATATACACACTTGTGGAGTCATGGAAACAAGCATAGAACTTGCAAAGCGATATGGAGCCGATGAGAAAAAGGCAGAAATAGCGGCGATTTTCCATGACTATGCGAAGTTCCGGGACAAGCAGGAAATGCAAACAATCATTGTAGAAGAGAAGCTGGCTCAGGATCTTTTGCTGTATAATAGCGAGCTTTGGCATGCACCGGTAGGAGCGCTACTTGTAGAGCGTGAAGTTGGTATAGAGGATGAAGATATTTTAAATGCCATCCGATACCATACTTCGGGAAAAGAAGAGATGACCATCCTGGACAAAGTGATCTATTTGGCTGATTACATCGAACCGAATCGACAATTTCCCGGTGTGGGAGAAGTGAGGGAACTCGCAAAAGAGTCATTAGACAAAGCGCTGTTGAAGGCACTTCAAAATACGATGACATTTCTTATGAAAAAAAATCAAGCGATCTACCCAGATACATTTCGCTTTTATAACGGATTAATATTAAACAAGAGGAGATGA
- a CDS encoding nicotinate-nucleotide adenylyltransferase: MKKVGLLGGTFNPPHMGHLVIAEHVLEKANLDEIRFLPNHVPPHKQADESVSVEQRLFMLQKAIQSNPHFSIERIELEREGASYTYDTIKLLTEREEDTEFSFIIGGDMIEYLPKWYRIEELQEMVRFIGVNRPSYSHDTSFNVQLIEVPAIDISSSYIRNTVKLGQSVRYLVPDDVYRFIKEEKLYE; this comes from the coding sequence ATGAAAAAGGTTGGACTCTTGGGAGGGACATTCAACCCTCCTCATATGGGCCATTTGGTTATTGCGGAACACGTTTTAGAGAAGGCGAATTTGGATGAAATACGATTTCTTCCGAATCACGTTCCTCCTCATAAACAGGCAGATGAAAGTGTATCAGTAGAACAGCGTCTCTTCATGCTGCAAAAAGCGATCCAGAGTAACCCTCACTTTTCCATTGAACGGATTGAACTTGAAAGAGAGGGTGCCTCATACACTTATGACACCATCAAGCTATTAACCGAGAGGGAAGAGGACACCGAGTTTTCTTTTATCATAGGCGGGGATATGATCGAATATCTCCCGAAGTGGTACCGGATAGAGGAACTTCAGGAAATGGTCAGGTTCATTGGTGTTAATCGTCCTTCCTATTCACATGACACTTCGTTTAATGTTCAATTGATTGAAGTACCGGCCATTGATATTTCTTCTTCCTACATTCGCAACACAGTGAAACTGGGGCAATCGGTACGCTACTTAGTCCCCGACGATGTGTATCGATTCATAAAGGAGGAGAAATTGTATGAATAG
- the yhbY gene encoding ribosome assembly RNA-binding protein YhbY — translation MLTGKQKRYLRSEAHHLNPVFQVGKGGVNENMIKTIGEAIEVRELMKISILQNCEMDKSEVADELSKGVGAEIVQIIGNTIVLYKESKENKQLILPR, via the coding sequence ATGTTAACAGGTAAACAAAAAAGATATTTACGTTCAGAAGCACATCATTTAAATCCGGTTTTCCAAGTAGGTAAAGGCGGAGTCAATGAAAATATGATCAAAACAATCGGAGAAGCGATTGAAGTAAGAGAATTGATGAAAATCAGTATTCTTCAAAACTGTGAAATGGATAAGTCCGAGGTTGCTGACGAGTTATCCAAAGGAGTAGGCGCGGAAATTGTCCAAATCATTGGAAATACAATTGTCCTTTACAAGGAATCGAAAGAAAACAAGCAATTAATCCTACCACGATAA
- the aroE gene encoding shikimate dehydrogenase produces the protein MALYGVIGDPIAHSMSPEMHNAAFQECGIDSAYVKFHVKKEQLSEALNGIKALGIQGVNVTVPHKEHVMPLLDEVDPLAEAIGAVNTIVNENGKLIGYNTDGLGFVEGLRNIADEQLEDKSMLIIGAGGAAKAIYYSLASLGVKRIDVTNRTAMRAEKMIEACPFDLNSGFLSLGAAENTLNQYDVIIHTTSIGMFPHIEDSPLTIKELKEGCIVSDIIYNPLETSLLKQANQKGARTQNGLDMFVYQGALSFEKWTGIFPPYSIMKNTVLQQLGGQHVNR, from the coding sequence GTGGCTCTTTATGGTGTTATAGGAGATCCGATTGCTCATTCTATGTCTCCCGAGATGCATAATGCCGCGTTCCAAGAATGTGGAATAGATTCTGCTTACGTGAAATTTCACGTGAAAAAAGAGCAGCTTTCCGAGGCCCTTAATGGAATTAAAGCGTTAGGAATACAAGGAGTGAATGTGACAGTTCCCCATAAGGAACATGTCATGCCTCTTCTAGATGAAGTTGATCCATTGGCCGAGGCAATCGGGGCAGTGAATACGATTGTCAATGAAAATGGCAAGCTGATCGGTTATAATACAGACGGTCTTGGGTTTGTGGAAGGCTTGAGAAATATAGCAGATGAACAACTTGAAGATAAATCGATGCTGATCATCGGTGCCGGTGGTGCTGCGAAAGCCATTTATTATTCCCTTGCTTCTCTTGGAGTGAAGAGAATCGATGTGACCAACCGGACGGCAATGAGAGCTGAAAAGATGATTGAAGCTTGCCCTTTCGATTTGAACTCAGGATTCCTATCTCTCGGGGCTGCTGAAAACACATTGAACCAATATGATGTGATCATCCATACAACATCTATAGGAATGTTCCCTCATATAGAAGACAGTCCATTAACGATCAAAGAGTTAAAAGAGGGGTGCATCGTTAGTGACATTATCTATAATCCTTTGGAAACATCATTATTGAAGCAAGCGAATCAGAAAGGTGCCCGTACTCAAAATGGTCTTGATATGTTTGTGTACCAGGGAGCCCTTTCATTTGAAAAGTGGACGGGAATCTTTCCACCATATTCGATTATGAAAAACACCGTTTTACAACAACTAGGAGGTCAACATGTTAACAGGTAA
- the yqeH gene encoding ribosome biogenesis GTPase YqeH yields the protein MSQVVCIGCGVEIQTENKEGMGYAPPSALQKEEIICQRCFRLKHYNEVQDVPLTDDDFLKILNELGDSEGLIVKIVDIFDFNGSWLPGLHRFVGSNPILLIGNKVDLLPKSVKPSKLIHWMKHEASQLGLKPIDVQLVSAAKGQGITEAIEAIEHYRNGKDVYVVGCTNVGKSTFINRIIKHVSGEQDVITTSHFPGTTLDMIQIPLDDEESLIDTPGIINHHQMAHFVDKQDLKIITPKKEIKPRTFQLNPEQTLFFGGLARFDFMAGERQAFTCYFSNELSIHRTKIEKADDLYKNHAGELLQPPRKDDMDTFPPLVRHEFRIKEAKTDIVFSGLGWITVNERGATIAAHVPKGVSVFLRKSLI from the coding sequence GTGAGTCAAGTTGTATGTATAGGATGCGGCGTTGAAATCCAGACGGAGAATAAGGAAGGAATGGGGTATGCACCTCCTTCAGCTCTTCAAAAAGAAGAGATTATTTGTCAACGTTGCTTTAGATTAAAGCATTATAATGAAGTCCAGGATGTCCCCTTAACGGATGATGACTTCTTGAAAATTTTAAATGAACTTGGTGATTCAGAAGGGTTGATTGTCAAAATCGTCGATATATTCGATTTCAATGGTAGCTGGCTGCCTGGATTGCATCGTTTCGTGGGATCAAACCCGATTCTGCTCATTGGAAACAAAGTAGATCTGCTTCCAAAGTCAGTGAAACCCTCCAAGCTGATTCATTGGATGAAACATGAAGCAAGTCAATTAGGGTTAAAGCCTATTGATGTTCAGTTAGTGAGTGCCGCAAAAGGTCAGGGAATTACCGAAGCGATTGAAGCGATTGAACATTATCGAAATGGAAAAGACGTGTATGTAGTAGGATGTACAAATGTAGGGAAATCAACGTTTATAAACCGTATTATCAAGCATGTATCAGGAGAACAAGATGTCATTACGACGTCTCACTTCCCAGGTACCACTCTCGATATGATTCAAATTCCACTTGATGATGAAGAGTCACTCATCGATACGCCGGGAATTATTAATCATCATCAGATGGCCCATTTTGTTGATAAACAGGATTTGAAAATCATTACTCCTAAAAAAGAAATCAAGCCGAGAACCTTCCAGTTGAATCCAGAACAAACCTTGTTCTTTGGTGGGCTGGCCCGCTTTGACTTCATGGCTGGTGAGCGTCAGGCATTTACCTGCTATTTCTCAAATGAGCTATCCATTCATCGCACAAAGATTGAAAAAGCCGATGATCTCTATAAGAACCATGCAGGTGAGCTGTTGCAGCCGCCAAGGAAAGATGATATGGACACATTCCCTCCACTTGTGAGGCATGAGTTCAGAATTAAAGAAGCAAAAACGGATATCGTCTTCTCAGGTTTAGGATGGATTACAGTGAATGAAAGAGGGGCGACCATTGCTGCCCATGTTCCTAAAGGCGTTAGTGTTTTCTTGAGAAAATCATTAATCTAG
- a CDS encoding YqeG family HAD IIIA-type phosphatase: MIMKFEVLQVIKQFLPDEQVQDIFSIRPEYLKEKGIKAIITDLDNTLVEWDRPNATPKLIQWFKEMQEHGILVTIVSNNNQNRVGAFAEPLGVPFIFQARKPMGRAFKRAIQEMGVKKEESVVIGDQLLTDVLGGNRNGFHTILVVPVAQSDGFITKFNRRVERRIMKFFKRKGMLEWEDKK; encoded by the coding sequence ATGATAATGAAATTTGAGGTGCTGCAAGTGATAAAGCAATTTTTACCCGATGAACAGGTTCAAGATATTTTCAGTATCAGACCGGAGTATTTAAAAGAAAAAGGAATTAAAGCTATCATTACAGATTTAGATAATACGTTAGTGGAATGGGATCGTCCCAATGCCACCCCTAAGTTAATCCAGTGGTTTAAAGAAATGCAGGAGCATGGAATCCTTGTGACCATTGTGTCCAATAATAACCAAAACAGGGTGGGAGCATTTGCAGAGCCTTTGGGCGTTCCGTTTATATTCCAGGCCCGTAAGCCAATGGGACGTGCTTTTAAAAGGGCGATCCAGGAAATGGGTGTAAAGAAGGAAGAGTCGGTAGTCATTGGAGACCAGCTGTTAACGGATGTTTTAGGCGGAAATCGAAACGGCTTCCATACGATACTGGTCGTTCCCGTTGCACAATCAGATGGGTTCATCACAAAGTTCAATCGTCGTGTAGAACGAAGAATAATGAAGTTTTTCAAGCGTAAAGGCATGCTTGAGTGGGAGGATAAAAAGTGA
- a CDS encoding sporulation histidine kinase inhibitor Sda: protein MRKLSDELLIDSYFKALELKLNTEFIRLIEMEIHRRSLTNKIKASS, encoded by the coding sequence ATGAGGAAATTATCGGACGAACTGTTGATTGATTCTTATTTCAAAGCGTTGGAGTTGAAACTCAATACAGAATTCATTCGCCTCATCGAAATGGAAATTCACCGTCGATCTCTTACTAATAAAATAAAAGCTTCATCGTAG
- a CDS encoding phosphatidylserine decarboxylase — protein sequence MKQSIYRLFIELTNKKWSSYMIRKFVQSPLSRPFISSFIKTYKINVDEIEGQVADYKTLHDFFIRNLKEEARIVKYNEKQAVSPVDGLLAESGIISADLVIEVKGKPYSILDMLGSEGKASDYKGGEFAVFYLSPANYHRIHSPVSGTILKRWSLGQHSYPVNELGLMYGKEALSKNFRSITELKHVKGKVAVVKVGAMFVNSVDYVHEGKEWAQGEEVAYFSFGSTVILLFEKGTFRFSQNKEVPRNVTVGETIGDFIK from the coding sequence ATGAAGCAATCCATTTATCGTCTATTTATCGAACTAACAAATAAAAAATGGTCCTCTTATATGATCAGGAAATTTGTACAGTCTCCTTTGAGTCGGCCATTTATTTCATCGTTTATCAAAACGTACAAAATAAATGTGGATGAAATAGAAGGCCAAGTAGCTGATTATAAAACGCTACATGATTTCTTTATAAGAAACCTGAAAGAAGAAGCAAGGATCGTGAAATATAACGAGAAACAAGCGGTCAGTCCAGTTGATGGGTTATTGGCCGAAAGCGGCATCATTTCCGCTGACCTTGTAATTGAAGTGAAAGGAAAGCCCTACTCCATTCTTGATATGCTTGGAAGTGAAGGGAAAGCTTCTGATTATAAGGGGGGAGAGTTCGCGGTATTTTATTTGAGCCCTGCGAATTATCACCGCATTCACAGCCCGGTGTCAGGCACGATTCTAAAGCGGTGGTCACTTGGGCAACATTCTTACCCGGTCAACGAGCTCGGATTGATGTACGGAAAAGAAGCTCTTTCAAAAAACTTTCGCTCTATTACGGAGCTGAAGCATGTAAAAGGGAAAGTAGCTGTCGTAAAAGTAGGGGCCATGTTTGTCAACAGCGTTGATTATGTCCATGAGGGGAAAGAATGGGCACAAGGCGAAGAGGTCGCATACTTCAGCTTCGGCTCCACCGTCATTCTCCTTTTTGAAAAAGGTACGTTCCGGTTCTCGCAAAATAAAGAAGTACCTAGAAATGTCACAGTAGGGGAAACGATTGGAGATTTCATTAAATAA
- the pssA gene encoding CDP-diacylglycerol--serine O-phosphatidyltransferase produces MFLSEVVDQTFKKLKSQTANLITLSNLSLGGFAIISILHNQLNLSLLLIFIAALTDRFDGIVARKMHIESELGKQLDSMSDIISFGIAPALLLYIAVLNQYDFPGIFFTIFYIGCGAFRLARFNISENDGYFTGLPITVAGCLLTLCYLTIPFVSGVLILCMTITLAVLMVSPFTLKKM; encoded by the coding sequence TTGTTTCTCTCCGAAGTCGTCGATCAAACATTTAAAAAGCTTAAAAGTCAAACGGCCAACCTCATTACTTTGTCCAACTTATCATTAGGCGGATTTGCTATTATTTCAATACTTCATAATCAATTAAATCTAAGCTTGTTATTGATTTTCATCGCTGCCTTAACAGACCGTTTCGATGGGATTGTGGCGAGGAAAATGCACATTGAGTCAGAGTTAGGAAAACAGCTGGATTCCATGAGTGATATCATTTCATTCGGCATAGCTCCCGCCCTGCTCCTGTATATAGCCGTTCTTAATCAGTATGACTTTCCGGGGATATTTTTCACCATATTTTACATTGGATGCGGGGCTTTTCGATTAGCCCGCTTCAATATTTCAGAAAACGATGGCTACTTTACGGGATTGCCGATCACCGTAGCCGGATGTTTACTGACCCTATGCTACCTGACTATCCCGTTTGTTTCAGGTGTGCTGATTTTATGTATGACAATCACTCTAGCTGTATTAATGGTAAGTCCTTTTACATTGAAGAAGATGTAA